The following proteins are co-located in the Vigna angularis cultivar LongXiaoDou No.4 chromosome 2, ASM1680809v1, whole genome shotgun sequence genome:
- the LOC108329090 gene encoding pentatricopeptide repeat-containing protein At4g28010, with translation MIPKRLLNPPLSQTSSSTTVNGFHVSASASISHTPHSLSDAVSLFHRTINDPNALPSEPACNSLIGNLRKARQYDVVLSVYRKMASARVSPWLTSLTALTESFVNSHHPSFAVGVLGLMIKRGFRVGVYDMNLVLKGFSQSGQCDKAMGLFSQMKKNSDHGVPDIVTYNTLVTGLCKAKRLVEARALFEAMKVGENRPNLVTYSVLIDCLCKNGEVCEGLVLLEEMEREGLKADVFLYSSLISVFCGKGDVEKGMELFDDMLRKNVSPNVVTYSCLMHGLCKIGRWREASDMLKVMTARGIRSDDVTYSVLADGLCKNGRVEDAMKLLDLMEQKGEEPSTVTYNVLVDGFCKEDRVEDAFRIVEMMAKKGKKPDVVTYNTLMKGLCRTDKVDEAIDLWKLLVSDKFHMKPNVFTFNYLIQGLCKKGRLRDAVRIHSTMVETGFIGNIVTYNVLIEGYLSVRKLIKALGLWKCAVDSGFSPNSMTYRVFIIGLCKMQMLSIAKGLFIKMKDSGIKPTVVEYNALMASLCREDSLEQARSLFQEMRNVNHDVDVVSFNIVIDGTLKAGDTKHAKELLSEMLNMNLIPDALTFSILINRFSKLGLLDEAMSLYEKMISFGHVPDVVVFDSLLKGCGLKGETEKIISLLHQMADKDVVLDSKLTSTILACLYHMSKDLDVEKVLPKFSQHSEHTSKGTTIKCHKFLMKLNDVHPELKLFVAR, from the coding sequence ATGATCCCCAAACGCCTCCTTAACCCTCCGCTTTCCCAAACTTCATCTTCCACCACCGTTAATGGCTTTCACGTTTCAGCTTCTGCTTCAATCTCCCACACTCCTCACTCTCTATCCGACGCCGTTTCCCTCTTCCATCGCACCATCAACGACCCCAATGCGCTACCCTCTGAACCAGCATGCAACTCTCTTATCGGCAACCTACGCAAGGCCCGACAATACGACGTCGTCCTGTCGGTTTACCGCAAGATGGCTTCAGCGCGCGTTTCGCCCTGGTTGACTTCTCTCACCGCGTTAACCGAAAGCTTCGTCAACTCCCATCACCCAAGTTTCGCTGTTGGAGTCCTTGGCCTAATGATAAAACGCGGTTTTCGGGTTGGAGTCTATGACATGAACCTAGTGTTGAAGGGTTTTTCCCAGAGTGGTCAATGCGATAAGGCAATGGGTTTGTTTTctcaaatgaagaaaaatagtGATCATGGGGTTCCTGATATTGTTACTTACAATACCCTTGTAACTGGATTGTGTAAAGCTAAAAGATTGGTGGAAGCTAGGGCTTTGTTTGAGGCAATGAAGGTTGGGGAGAACAGACCCAATTTGGTGACATATAGTGTTTTGATTGATTGTCTTTGTAAGAATGGTGAAGTTTGTGAGGGGTTGGTTTTGTTGGAGGAGATGGAGAGGGAGGGTTTGAAAGCTGATGTGTTTCTGTATAGTTCTCTAATCAGTGTCTTTTGTGGCAAGGGTGATGTTGAGAAGGGGATGGAACTGTTTGATGATATGTTGAGGAAGAATGTTAGTCCCAATGTGGTTACATATAGTTGTTTGATGCATGGTCTTTGCAAGATTGGTCGGTGGCGGGAGGCGTCTGACATGTTGAAGGTCATGACGGCAAGAGGAATTCGGTCGGATGATGTTACTTACTCGGTTTTGGCAGATGGGCTTTGCAAGAATGGGAGGGTGGAGGATGCAATGAAGTTGTTGGATTTGATGGAGCAGAAGGGGGAGGAGCCAAGTACTGTTACATACAATGTTCTTGTGGATGGATTTTGTAAGGAGGATCGGGTGGAGGATGCATTTAGGATTGTGGAAATGATGgcgaagaaggggaagaagccTGATGTGGTAACTTATAATACGTTGATGAAAGGGCTGTGTAGAACTGACAAAGTTGATGAGGCGATAGATCTTTGGAAGCTGTTGGTGAGCGACAAGTTCCATATGAAGCCGAATGTCTTCACTTTCAATTATTTGATTCAGGGACTTTGCAAGAAAGGACGTCTTCGGGATGCTGTGAGGATCCATTCTACTATGGTTGAAACGGGGTTCATAGGTAACATAGTAACTTATAATGTTTTGATTGAGGGTTATCTAAGTGTTCGGAAACTTATTAAGGCGTTGGGACTCTGGAAATGTGCAGTAGACTCTGGATTTTCTCCCAATTCAATGACTTACAGAGTTTTTATTATTGGTCTGTGCAAAATGCAGATGCTGAGTATTGCAAAAggactttttattaaaatgaaagattCTGGGATTAAACCTACAGTAGTTGAATATAATGCACTAATGGCATCTTTGTGCAGGGAAGATAGTCTAGAGCAGGCTAGGAGTTTATTTCAAGAAATGAGAAATGTGAATCATGATGTTGATGTTGTCTCCTTTAATATAGTAATCGATGGAACCCTTAAAGCGGGAGATACTAAACATGCCAAGGAATTGCTATCGGAGATgcttaacatgaatttgatccCTGATGCCTTAACCTTTTCTATATTAATAAATAGGTTCTCAAAACTTGGGCTGTTGGATGAAGCCATGTCCCTCTATGAGAAAATGATCTCGTTTGGTCATGTACCTGATGTTGTTGTATTTGATTCTTTGCTAAAGGGCTGTGGTTTAAAGGGAGAGACAGAAAAAATCATTTCCTTGCTTCATCAAATGGCTGATAAGGATGTTGTTCTGGACTCGAAATTAACATCTACCATCTTAGCATGCCTTTATCACATGTCAAAAGATCTTGATGTAGAGAAGGTTCTTCCAAAATTTTCACAACATAGTGAACATACATCAAAAGGAACAACCATTAAATGCCACAAGTTCTTGATGAAGCTGAATGATGTTCATCCAGaactaaaattatttgttgCACGATAG